In the genome of Kitasatospora cathayae, one region contains:
- a CDS encoding ATP-dependent nuclease, which produces MHLKDFTVSGFRSLTLVENIPVSAPTILAGHNDGGKSAVLAALDFLLGGYRLVEQDRTYDNPPAAGVAAAVPTRCASTWVEGRFALDTSEQGMGFPAELRIRRRVESDSAPVLEYRAQLPCDPRLRGFDSLLVPALKELVEVFGLQVEGKGLKADLQAALAAHAARSPQVAEWTALPKQLVRRLPRLLSFSGKDESPDRAVHTALAGSYQAHLADDGLQGRLRTIESEVTGLVKDDAADLCAHIKAHCPDLVEVSVEPEVSFSHGFKHAHLHISRAHGERVDLSRSGRGSNRRIALAVWEWTSRLLEDPQPDEDDMPPVQTIVVYDEPDTHLDYTHQRTVMDLIRRQCATDAVKVIVATHSMNLIDGVDIADVVHLRLEAGRTVIERLADDTHEGIDLHLGQIASALGLRNSVLLHERCFLAVEGATEQQAIPVLFRLSQGLSLQAAGIALWACNNNEGALHLARYLAAQRRTVMLLVDADSRNVAKFFRDDRLRHFGLDPATQVSFVGEAENFNELEELFEDEQWARVANRKWPRRESEQPWEAAHFKAHRGGRKFSKDILDMIKDQGSTSPDGKPEMVYELATSLGSASDVPLQLREVFAALRASAG; this is translated from the coding sequence GTGCACCTGAAGGACTTCACCGTCAGCGGGTTCCGCTCGCTGACGCTGGTCGAGAACATCCCCGTCAGCGCGCCGACGATCCTGGCCGGCCACAACGACGGCGGGAAGAGCGCGGTACTCGCCGCCCTCGACTTCCTCCTCGGAGGGTACCGCCTGGTCGAACAGGACCGGACCTACGACAACCCGCCAGCAGCCGGTGTTGCCGCTGCTGTTCCGACCCGCTGCGCCTCGACATGGGTCGAAGGCCGCTTCGCTCTGGACACCTCCGAACAGGGGATGGGCTTTCCGGCCGAGCTGAGGATCCGACGCCGAGTGGAGAGCGACAGCGCGCCCGTGCTTGAGTACCGGGCCCAGCTCCCGTGCGACCCCAGGCTGCGCGGCTTCGACTCGCTGCTCGTCCCGGCCCTCAAGGAACTGGTAGAGGTATTCGGGCTGCAAGTCGAGGGCAAGGGACTCAAGGCCGACCTGCAAGCGGCGCTGGCCGCACACGCGGCACGGTCCCCACAGGTCGCTGAATGGACCGCCCTGCCCAAGCAGTTGGTGCGACGGCTGCCGAGACTACTGTCGTTCAGTGGCAAGGACGAGAGCCCGGACCGGGCCGTCCACACAGCACTGGCAGGCAGCTACCAGGCCCACCTGGCGGACGACGGGCTGCAGGGCCGCCTACGCACGATCGAGTCCGAGGTCACAGGCCTGGTCAAGGACGACGCCGCTGACCTGTGCGCGCACATCAAGGCACACTGCCCGGACCTCGTGGAAGTCTCCGTCGAACCGGAGGTCTCCTTCTCCCACGGCTTCAAGCACGCGCACCTGCACATCTCCCGCGCCCACGGCGAACGGGTCGACCTCTCCAGGTCCGGCCGCGGCAGCAACCGCCGGATCGCCCTCGCCGTTTGGGAGTGGACCAGCAGGCTCCTGGAAGACCCCCAGCCGGACGAGGACGACATGCCGCCCGTCCAGACGATCGTCGTCTATGACGAGCCCGACACCCACCTCGACTACACCCACCAGCGGACCGTGATGGACCTCATCCGCCGCCAGTGCGCGACGGACGCCGTCAAGGTCATCGTGGCCACCCACTCGATGAACCTCATCGACGGCGTGGACATCGCCGATGTCGTCCACCTGCGTCTGGAAGCGGGCCGCACCGTCATCGAGCGCCTCGCCGACGACACGCACGAGGGCATCGACCTGCACCTCGGGCAGATCGCCTCCGCACTTGGCCTGCGCAACTCCGTCCTGCTCCACGAGCGTTGCTTCCTCGCCGTCGAGGGGGCGACTGAACAGCAGGCGATTCCGGTGCTCTTCCGCCTCTCGCAGGGGCTGTCCCTGCAAGCGGCGGGCATCGCCCTGTGGGCCTGCAACAACAACGAAGGCGCCCTCCACCTCGCCCGCTACCTCGCTGCCCAGCGCCGCACCGTGATGCTGCTGGTCGATGCCGACAGCCGCAACGTCGCCAAGTTCTTCAGGGACGACCGGCTGCGCCATTTCGGCCTCGATCCCGCGACGCAGGTGTCCTTCGTCGGCGAGGCTGAGAACTTCAACGAACTCGAGGAGCTCTTCGAGGACGAGCAGTGGGCCCGAGTGGCCAACCGCAAGTGGCCGCGCCGTGAGAGCGAGCAGCCCTGGGAGGCCGCGCACTTCAAGGCTCACCGCGGTGGCCGGAAATTCAGCAAGGACATTCTGGACATGATTAAGGATCAGGGAAGCACGAGTCCTGACGGTAAACCCGAAATGGTCTACGAGCTGGCCACATCCCTGGGTTCCGCCTCCGACGTGCCGCTGCAGCTTCGGGAGGTATTCGCGGCTTTGCGCGCGAGTGCGGGCTGA
- a CDS encoding exonuclease SbcCD subunit D, with protein MRLLHTSDWHLGRTFYRESLIDAQRAFLDHLLTVVREREVNAVLVAGDIYDRAIPSLDAVALFDHALNSLADLQVPVIMISGNHDSPQRLGVTSRLIERAGIHLRTDPATCHTPAVLHDAHGPVAFYGLPYLEPFLTRENMAADKPTHEAVLGAAMDRVRADLATRPAGTRSVVLAHAFVTGGHTSDSERDITAGGIPTVPAAVFEGIDYVALGHLHRPQKVTDRIRYSGSPLAYSFSEAGYAKTTWLVDLDAGANLTAEAVPCPRPRALDTLTGHLDVLLKDHQHEHLRDAWLHVILTDPQRPINAMDRLRTRFPRTVQLTFAPEDNGPRGSATYTERTRHRTELEITAGFVDHVRAGHAPTPAEHDLLRRAVEATRRNDIVKEIS; from the coding sequence ATGCGATTGCTCCACACCTCGGACTGGCACCTCGGACGCACTTTCTACCGAGAATCCCTCATCGACGCCCAGCGCGCCTTCCTCGACCACCTGCTGACCGTCGTCCGGGAACGGGAGGTGAACGCCGTCCTCGTCGCCGGCGACATCTACGACCGGGCCATCCCCTCCCTGGACGCCGTCGCCCTCTTCGACCACGCACTCAACAGCCTGGCCGACCTCCAGGTCCCCGTCATCATGATCAGCGGCAACCACGACTCACCCCAGCGTCTTGGCGTCACGTCCCGCCTGATCGAACGAGCCGGCATCCACCTGCGCACCGACCCCGCCACCTGCCACACACCCGCAGTGCTGCACGACGCGCACGGACCCGTCGCGTTCTACGGCCTGCCCTACCTCGAACCGTTCCTGACCCGCGAGAACATGGCAGCCGACAAACCCACCCACGAGGCCGTCCTCGGCGCCGCCATGGACCGCGTCCGCGCCGACCTCGCCACCCGCCCCGCAGGCACCCGCTCCGTCGTCCTCGCCCACGCCTTCGTCACCGGAGGCCACACCAGCGACAGCGAACGCGACATCACCGCCGGCGGCATCCCCACCGTCCCCGCCGCCGTCTTCGAGGGCATCGACTACGTCGCCCTCGGCCACCTCCACCGCCCGCAGAAAGTCACCGACCGCATCCGCTACAGCGGTTCCCCCCTCGCCTATTCATTCTCCGAAGCCGGCTACGCCAAGACCACCTGGCTCGTCGACCTCGACGCCGGCGCCAACCTCACCGCCGAAGCCGTCCCCTGCCCGCGCCCCCGGGCCCTGGACACCCTCACCGGGCACCTTGACGTCCTGCTCAAGGACCACCAGCACGAACACCTGCGCGACGCGTGGCTGCACGTCATCCTCACCGACCCGCAGCGCCCCATCAACGCCATGGACCGCCTGCGCACCCGCTTCCCCCGCACCGTCCAGCTCACCTTCGCCCCCGAGGACAACGGCCCCCGGGGCAGCGCCACCTACACCGAACGCACCCGCCACCGCACCGAACTTGAGATCACCGCCGGGTTCGTCGACCACGTCCGAGCCGGTCACGCCCCCACCCCCGCCGAACACGACCTCCTGCGCCGAGCAGTCGAGGCCACGCGCCGCAACGACATCGTGAAGGAAATCAGCTGA
- a CDS encoding AAA family ATPase produces MRLHTLALQAFGPFRTRQSIDFDTLSQGGLFLLHGATGAGKSTIFDAVCYALYGNVPGERHQTALRSHHADPATLTQVELEFSMAGRRLRIVRTPQQERARRDGNGTTRSQAKASLEERHGDDSLGRALWKPVSAAHQEIAREIEALLGMNREQFCQVVLLPQGDFARFLRAKAEDRATVLGRLFGTHRFRDIARWLTDHAKESGQRCDDARRIVLRDIDRIQDTAGTPITDSVEEPAPTQDSIDTTHPTALAWAQAVHGRAAEAHQAAAAALRDARAHHSIRESRAAQVRILAERQLRHRTAASALTALRAQAPAFEDLQATLERGRRAEQVRPLIQALDDADHDHQKARHAEAQARTRLADTQRNDTDEELTATEDRLKNDLGRLDALRHDEQRSEELAASLAKLKAELDQAQSDHDEIADWLDQADTRRAEHTARIDRAHLAQIQADRLAAALPALEQQLAAARRRDELAANVAKAQSDVDELKKAVIHSAAHARGIRDRRIDGMAGELAARLSPQEPCLVCGSPVHPRPATTAAGHPSREDEARAEEAYQQADQACKDAEQDLVRLTAEAASAQELADGQATADLQQRHRAAQQAHKDLLVAAADAVPANEELRAFDETRATRTSELASLGRRIGDYLGRQETQSAEQEILTLRLADALAGSPTIAARSAELTAEAEALARARAAIQQVAVAAGNLDRAARAVATEIVAAGFATPEEARHALIPGAELAAKEGEMDAWRTAQATHTATLQDPDLAEAAAAEPADEQAAEAALAAAADRSEAAAIAESTSRDRCETLLGHIDDLTQGIGRLAPLLEEHHVAKHLADLAAGTSGDNQYRMHLEAYVLAARLEEVAKAANTRLERMSSGRYVLSHTDARTSGRGRSGLGLEILDQWTGQTRDTTTLSGGESFFASLALALGLADVVAQEAGGSQLDTLFIDEGFGSLDDETLEEVLEVLDELRSYSRTVGVVSHVADLRRRIPTQMQVRKSQDGSTVKAMAAAPAY; encoded by the coding sequence ATGCGCCTGCACACCCTCGCCCTGCAGGCCTTCGGCCCCTTCCGCACCCGGCAGAGCATCGACTTCGACACGCTCTCCCAAGGAGGGCTGTTCCTCCTGCACGGCGCCACCGGCGCGGGGAAGTCCACCATCTTCGACGCCGTCTGCTACGCCCTCTACGGCAACGTACCGGGGGAGCGGCACCAGACGGCGCTGCGCAGCCACCACGCCGACCCCGCCACGCTCACCCAGGTCGAGCTGGAGTTCAGCATGGCGGGGCGCCGCCTGAGGATCGTGCGCACCCCCCAGCAGGAACGGGCCCGGCGCGACGGAAACGGCACCACGCGGTCGCAGGCCAAGGCCAGCCTGGAGGAACGGCACGGTGACGACAGCCTCGGCCGGGCCCTCTGGAAACCCGTCTCCGCCGCCCACCAGGAGATCGCCCGCGAGATCGAAGCCCTGCTGGGCATGAACCGCGAGCAGTTCTGCCAAGTCGTCCTGCTGCCGCAGGGCGACTTCGCGAGATTCCTGCGGGCCAAGGCCGAGGACCGCGCCACCGTCCTGGGGCGCCTCTTCGGCACCCACCGCTTCCGCGACATCGCCCGCTGGCTCACCGACCACGCCAAGGAGAGCGGCCAGCGCTGCGACGACGCCCGCAGGATTGTCCTGCGCGACATCGACCGCATCCAGGACACCGCCGGCACCCCGATCACCGACTCGGTCGAGGAACCAGCCCCCACCCAGGACAGCATCGACACCACCCACCCCACGGCACTCGCCTGGGCGCAGGCCGTCCACGGCAGAGCCGCCGAGGCCCACCAGGCGGCCGCCGCCGCGCTGCGGGACGCCCGAGCGCACCACAGCATCCGAGAAAGCCGAGCCGCACAGGTCCGCATCCTGGCGGAGCGCCAGCTGCGCCACCGCACCGCCGCCTCAGCCCTCACGGCGCTGCGGGCGCAGGCCCCGGCCTTCGAGGACCTTCAGGCGACCCTGGAACGCGGTCGCCGAGCTGAGCAGGTCCGGCCCCTTATCCAGGCCCTCGATGACGCGGACCACGACCACCAGAAGGCCCGACACGCCGAGGCCCAGGCCAGGACACGACTGGCCGACACGCAGCGCAACGACACCGACGAGGAGCTGACCGCCACCGAGGACCGGCTGAAGAACGACCTCGGCCGCCTCGACGCCCTACGCCACGACGAACAGCGCTCCGAAGAACTGGCAGCCTCCCTCGCCAAGCTCAAGGCCGAGCTGGACCAGGCCCAGAGCGACCACGACGAGATCGCCGACTGGCTGGACCAGGCGGATACCCGACGCGCCGAGCACACCGCGCGGATCGACAGAGCCCACCTGGCACAGATCCAGGCCGACAGGCTCGCCGCCGCCTTGCCGGCCCTCGAACAGCAACTCGCCGCAGCCCGCCGACGCGACGAACTGGCCGCCAACGTCGCCAAGGCCCAGTCCGACGTCGACGAGCTCAAGAAAGCCGTCATCCACAGCGCGGCGCACGCGCGCGGGATCCGCGACCGGCGCATCGACGGCATGGCCGGTGAACTCGCCGCCCGGCTCAGTCCCCAGGAACCCTGCCTGGTCTGCGGCTCGCCCGTCCATCCCCGGCCGGCGACCACCGCCGCCGGCCACCCGAGCAGGGAGGACGAGGCCCGCGCGGAGGAGGCCTACCAGCAGGCCGACCAGGCCTGCAAGGACGCCGAACAGGACCTTGTCCGGCTCACGGCCGAGGCGGCTTCAGCCCAGGAACTGGCCGACGGGCAGGCGACCGCCGACCTGCAGCAGCGTCACCGTGCCGCCCAGCAGGCCCACAAGGACCTCCTGGTCGCCGCCGCGGATGCCGTGCCCGCGAACGAGGAACTGCGCGCCTTCGACGAGACGCGCGCAACCCGGACATCCGAACTCGCCAGCCTGGGCCGACGCATCGGCGACTACCTCGGCCGCCAGGAGACCCAGAGCGCCGAACAGGAGATCCTTACCCTGCGTCTCGCCGACGCCCTGGCCGGATCCCCGACGATCGCCGCTCGCAGCGCCGAACTCACCGCCGAAGCGGAAGCGCTCGCCCGGGCACGGGCGGCGATCCAGCAGGTGGCAGTGGCCGCGGGGAATCTGGACCGCGCGGCCAGGGCAGTCGCGACCGAGATCGTGGCCGCAGGCTTCGCCACACCCGAGGAAGCCCGCCACGCCCTGATCCCCGGTGCCGAACTGGCAGCGAAGGAAGGCGAAATGGACGCCTGGCGGACAGCCCAGGCCACGCACACGGCGACACTCCAGGACCCGGATCTCGCCGAGGCCGCCGCCGCAGAACCGGCCGACGAGCAGGCTGCCGAGGCGGCTCTCGCCGCCGCCGCCGACCGGTCGGAAGCAGCGGCCATCGCCGAGAGCACCAGCCGCGACCGCTGCGAGACGCTGCTCGGCCACATCGACGACCTCACACAGGGCATCGGGCGACTGGCACCCCTCCTGGAAGAGCACCACGTGGCCAAGCATCTGGCAGACCTCGCCGCGGGGACCTCGGGCGACAACCAGTACCGCATGCACCTGGAGGCCTACGTACTGGCGGCCCGGCTGGAAGAGGTGGCGAAGGCGGCCAACACCCGCCTGGAACGCATGTCCTCCGGCCGCTACGTGCTGTCCCACACCGACGCGCGCACGAGCGGGCGCGGCCGCTCCGGCCTCGGCCTGGAGATCCTCGACCAGTGGACCGGCCAGACCCGCGACACCACCACCCTCTCCGGCGGCGAGTCCTTCTTCGCCTCCCTGGCGCTGGCCCTCGGCCTCGCCGACGTGGTCGCCCAGGAAGCCGGCGGCAGCCAGCTCGACACCCTGTTCATCGACGAGGGCTTCGGCAGCCTCGACGACGAGACCCTGGAGGAGGTCCTCGAAGTACTCGACGAACTGCGCTCCTACAGCCGCACCGTCGGGGTCGTCAGCCACGTCGCGGACCTGCGACGGCGCATCCCCACCCAGATGCAGGTCCGCAAGAGCCAGGACGGCTCGACCGTGAAGGCCATGGCCGCCGCCCCGGCCTACTGA
- a CDS encoding DEAD/DEAH box helicase has product MTTTAATPVPPAQVSGSDVNPLPLHPFQKDAVAAAVREVKNGGRATVVAATGSGKTLIAAGCARRLAAKGRVLVLVPTIELLEQTAQSWSTKGGRRGLAIAACSREEALESAEAGGRIHAQVTTQAARIADLVQAQKPGEPVTVYATYASLERIVHAHSLHGLPTWDLVVIDEAHRTAGSDGKPWAAVHTDDQVPATRRLYLTATPRIVDENHVPHEVVDVAEGTVICSMDDERIYGKTVFTWTLGQGIEHGYLADYRVLVPVVTDEDLRELLNLPAVADLRTQRSNEDLLRLALQIAVLRAVADLGLRRVITFHSRIAGARAFAADLPDASELLPDAERPERIWAKAVAGTDRLRERRAAFAEFKAHTGEDGEECGILANARLLSEGIDVAAVDGICFADPKSSVIDIVQAVGRALRQSYRQAKVSWIIIPVHLPAPAAGDDTATADPSEVHDAGQALKAQADAEIEASSFRTIWRVLRALAAHDARVVGRITELRAHRSQGTRHTATAEASEAERQSAPAESPSEWLRIDARRHAARILQTVKLRAFNPRAVEWQRMHAVAALFHLQHGHLDPTDRIGHIELITWLTRQRHLHGQGLLDPARVSELDALGMIWSKNANAWERGAAYAAAFHHRHGHLAIPATTKLDDYAVGAWMRRQRKADNLNPDQVAKLDALDELWRLEPDWNRSYRRLLAYLAAGGTLTGPANRTGLADDPTFRPGAWLRKQAKARTDGRLTARQSALLDALHRHPETVTG; this is encoded by the coding sequence ATGACCACCACCGCCGCGACGCCCGTCCCCCCGGCGCAGGTGTCCGGAAGCGACGTCAATCCGCTGCCGCTGCACCCGTTCCAGAAGGACGCCGTCGCGGCCGCGGTGCGCGAGGTCAAGAACGGCGGCCGGGCGACCGTCGTCGCGGCCACCGGCTCCGGCAAGACCCTGATCGCCGCCGGCTGCGCCCGCCGCCTGGCGGCCAAGGGCCGGGTGCTGGTGCTGGTGCCGACGATCGAACTGCTGGAGCAGACCGCGCAGTCCTGGTCCACCAAGGGCGGCCGCCGGGGACTGGCCATCGCGGCCTGCTCACGCGAGGAGGCCCTGGAGAGCGCGGAGGCCGGCGGCCGGATCCACGCCCAGGTGACCACCCAGGCCGCCCGGATCGCCGACCTCGTCCAGGCGCAGAAGCCCGGCGAGCCGGTCACCGTGTACGCCACCTACGCCTCGCTGGAGCGCATCGTCCACGCCCACTCGCTGCACGGCCTGCCCACGTGGGACCTGGTCGTCATCGACGAGGCCCACCGCACCGCCGGCTCCGACGGCAAGCCCTGGGCCGCCGTCCACACCGACGACCAGGTCCCCGCCACGCGGCGCCTGTACCTCACCGCCACCCCGCGCATCGTCGACGAGAACCACGTCCCGCACGAGGTCGTCGACGTCGCCGAAGGCACCGTCATCTGCTCCATGGACGACGAACGCATCTACGGCAAGACCGTGTTCACCTGGACCCTCGGCCAGGGCATCGAACACGGCTACCTCGCCGACTACCGCGTCCTCGTCCCCGTCGTCACCGACGAAGACCTGCGCGAGCTCCTCAACCTCCCCGCCGTCGCCGACCTGCGCACCCAGCGCAGCAACGAGGACCTGCTGCGCCTGGCCCTGCAGATCGCGGTGCTGCGCGCCGTCGCCGACCTCGGCCTGCGCCGCGTGATCACCTTCCACTCGCGGATCGCGGGTGCCCGCGCGTTCGCCGCCGACCTGCCGGACGCCTCCGAACTGCTGCCCGACGCGGAGCGCCCGGAGCGGATCTGGGCGAAGGCGGTGGCCGGCACCGACCGCCTGCGCGAGCGCCGGGCCGCGTTCGCCGAGTTCAAGGCCCACACCGGCGAGGACGGCGAGGAGTGCGGCATCCTCGCCAACGCCCGCCTGCTGTCCGAGGGCATCGACGTCGCCGCCGTGGACGGCATCTGCTTCGCGGACCCGAAGTCCTCGGTCATCGACATCGTCCAGGCCGTCGGCCGCGCGCTGCGCCAGTCCTACCGGCAGGCCAAGGTCTCCTGGATCATCATCCCCGTCCACCTGCCCGCCCCCGCCGCCGGCGACGACACCGCCACCGCCGACCCGTCCGAGGTCCACGACGCCGGCCAGGCCCTGAAGGCCCAAGCCGACGCCGAGATCGAGGCGTCCTCCTTCCGCACCATCTGGCGGGTCCTGCGCGCCCTGGCCGCGCACGACGCCCGGGTGGTCGGCCGGATCACCGAACTGCGCGCCCACCGCTCCCAGGGCACCCGGCACACCGCCACGGCCGAGGCCTCCGAGGCCGAGCGGCAATCCGCGCCGGCGGAGTCGCCGAGCGAGTGGCTGCGGATCGACGCCCGCCGGCACGCCGCGCGGATCCTCCAGACCGTCAAACTGCGCGCCTTCAACCCGCGCGCGGTCGAGTGGCAGCGCATGCACGCCGTCGCGGCGCTCTTCCACCTCCAGCACGGCCACCTCGACCCCACCGACCGCATCGGCCACATCGAGCTGATCACCTGGCTCACCCGTCAGCGCCACCTGCACGGCCAAGGCCTCCTCGACCCCGCCCGCGTCAGCGAACTGGACGCGCTCGGCATGATCTGGTCCAAGAACGCCAACGCCTGGGAACGCGGGGCCGCCTACGCCGCCGCCTTCCACCACCGCCACGGCCACCTCGCCATCCCGGCGACCACGAAACTCGACGACTACGCGGTGGGCGCCTGGATGCGCCGCCAGCGCAAGGCCGACAACCTCAACCCCGACCAGGTCGCCAAACTCGACGCCCTGGACGAACTGTGGCGCCTGGAACCGGACTGGAACCGCTCCTACCGACGCCTGCTCGCCTACCTCGCCGCCGGCGGCACCCTCACCGGCCCCGCCAACCGCACCGGCCTCGCGGACGACCCGACCTTCCGCCCCGGCGCCTGGCTGCGCAAACAGGCCAAGGCCCGCACCGACGGCAGACTGACCGCCCGCCAG